The Tindallia californiensis genome segment GAAAATCTTCAAAACCAGGATAATACACTTCTTTTACCGCAGGGTGGTTGCGTAAAAAGGCTGCAACTTTTCTAGCATTCTGACAATGCCTGTCCATTCTTAATTTAAGGGTTTTTAGTCCTCTTTCTATCAAAAATGAATCGAAAGGACTTATGGAGGCACCTGTCATATCTTTTAAGCCGAAGGTTCTCACTTCTGTTATAAATGCTTCGCTTCCTATGACGAACCCAGCAATAACATCCCCATGACCATTAAGATATTTAGTAGCCGAATGTACTACAACGTCAGCTCCTAATTCCAATGGTTTTTGCAGGTAGGGTGTACAAAAAGTATTGTCAACCATCACCAAGCAATTCTCGTTTTTATGAGCTATTTGACTTATTTCAGCAATGTCCGCAAGTTCCATCGTTGGGTTTGCAGGACTTTCCAGATAGACAATCCGTGTGTTAGGCTTCATTGCCTTACGCACATTTTCCGGATCTTTCATATCTACAAAGGTAACTTCTACGTTAAACCGGCTCATCCCATGACATAGCAAAGCGAAAGTGCACCCATATAATGTTTTTCCAGCAATGATATGATCACCTGCTTTGATAGCTGTCCAAATAGATGAAGAAATCGCCCCCATACCGGAAGCTGTTGCCAGAGCAGCTTCTCCCCCCTCCAGCAAAGCCATTTTTTCTTCTATTACTGTGGTAGTAGGGTTGCCAAGGCGTGTGTAGATATAGCCTTCCTCTTCTCCTGCAAAACGGTTCCCTCCTTGATCGGCAGAGTCAAATAAGAAGGTGGCCGTTTGATAGATGGGTGTTGCTAAAGTACCTTGCTCATTACGAACCGAACCA includes the following:
- the megL gene encoding methionine gamma-lyase; the protein is MEKEKMKTQGFATQSIHAGSVRNEQGTLATPIYQTATFLFDSADQGGNRFAGEEEGYIYTRLGNPTTTVIEEKMALLEGGEAALATASGMGAISSSIWTAIKAGDHIIAGKTLYGCTFALLCHGMSRFNVEVTFVDMKDPENVRKAMKPNTRIVYLESPANPTMELADIAEISQIAHKNENCLVMVDNTFCTPYLQKPLELGADVVVHSATKYLNGHGDVIAGFVIGSEAFITEVRTFGLKDMTGASISPFDSFLIERGLKTLKLRMDRHCQNARKVAAFLRNHPAVKEVYYPGFEDFPQVDLVKKQMSQPGAMISFLINGGVEKGKQVMENVELCGLAVSLGDAESLIQHPASMTHSTYSPEECEMAGISPDLIRLSVGLEEVEDIIADLDQALNSIK